The following coding sequences are from one Phenylobacterium glaciei window:
- a CDS encoding DUF2093 domain-containing protein, whose protein sequence is MNAHDLSGSTADLAVVHYGDGEFVVLKPGRYVVCAVSGVKVPLEALRYWSAPLQEAYAGPAESLARWQATNR, encoded by the coding sequence ATGAACGCCCATGACCTTTCCGGATCCACCGCCGACCTGGCTGTCGTCCACTATGGCGACGGCGAGTTCGTCGTCCTGAAGCCGGGCCGCTACGTGGTCTGCGCCGTCTCCGGCGTAAAGGTGCCGCTGGAGGCCCTGCGCTACTGGAGCGCGCCGCTGCAGGAAGCCTATGCCGGCCCGGCCGAGAGCCTGGCCCGCTGGCAGGCGACAAACCGCTGA
- a CDS encoding M23 family metallopeptidase: MASEAGYFVVGFDRDAQPQAIIRVINDDGEATHIAQIAPGNFDIQRINGLANDQVNPSGDALLARIKAEAARKAEGFASRADLDGFKGGFIRPLEKYRVSGRFGGQRILNGEPRTPHYGADLAAPTGTPIRAPASGLVAFAETGMHFEGGLTMIDHGQGLISLYLHQSRVDVRRGQMVTQGQVIGAVGKEGRATGPHLCWRMKWHGRNLDPTLMVGARTPA; encoded by the coding sequence GTGGCCTCCGAAGCTGGCTACTTCGTGGTCGGCTTCGACCGCGACGCCCAGCCCCAGGCCATCATCCGGGTGATCAACGACGATGGCGAGGCCACCCACATCGCCCAGATCGCGCCGGGGAATTTCGACATCCAGCGGATCAACGGCCTGGCCAATGACCAGGTGAACCCCAGCGGCGACGCCCTGCTGGCCCGCATCAAGGCAGAGGCCGCCCGCAAGGCCGAGGGCTTCGCCAGCCGCGCCGACTTGGACGGCTTCAAGGGCGGCTTCATCCGGCCGCTGGAGAAGTACCGGGTCAGCGGCCGGTTCGGCGGCCAGCGCATCCTGAACGGCGAGCCCCGCACGCCTCACTACGGCGCCGATCTCGCCGCCCCCACCGGGACCCCGATCCGCGCGCCCGCCTCGGGCCTCGTCGCCTTCGCCGAGACCGGCATGCACTTCGAGGGCGGCCTGACCATGATCGACCACGGCCAGGGCCTGATCAGTCTCTACCTGCACCAGTCCCGCGTGGACGTGCGGCGCGGCCAGATGGTGACCCAGGGCCAGGTGATCGGCGCCGTGGGCAAGGAGGGCCGGGCGACGGGTCCCCACCTCTGCTGGCGCATGAAGTGGCATGGGCGGAACCTGGACCCCACCCTGATGGTGGGCGCGCGGACGCCGGCCTAG